In Pseudobacter ginsenosidimutans, the following are encoded in one genomic region:
- a CDS encoding glycosyltransferase family 2 protein, with product MNQPLVSIVILNWNGRRYLEQFLPSVMDTTYANKEVVVIDNASTDDSVEFLRAFYPAVRIVLLTKNHGFAKGYNEGLKQVKADYYVLLNSDVEVEAGWLEPVIQLMESDKTIGACQPKLRQFHQREYFEYAGAAGGWLDYLGYPFARGRVFDECEKDEGQFDDASPVFWASGAAMFVQAELFHRLHGFDEFFFAHQEEIDLCWRMQLAGYQVYVCPQSIVYHVGGGTLPKGNARKVFLNFRNNLVMMAKNLPAGQAFIKIAWRFWLDAISAFKSLMAGEVTYFVAVVKAHWAFLYWLCAHKKMDRTGLNKHRNLQGYLHKSVVWAYFVQGKKTFVKIVSSKC from the coding sequence ATGAATCAACCTTTAGTATCGATCGTAATCCTCAATTGGAACGGCCGCCGTTACCTGGAGCAGTTCCTGCCTTCTGTGATGGACACCACTTATGCCAATAAGGAAGTGGTGGTGATCGATAATGCCTCAACGGACGATTCAGTTGAATTCCTGCGTGCGTTCTATCCTGCTGTCAGGATCGTGCTGCTCACAAAGAACCATGGTTTTGCAAAAGGGTACAATGAAGGATTGAAACAGGTGAAAGCGGATTATTATGTATTGCTCAATTCCGATGTGGAAGTGGAAGCGGGATGGCTGGAACCGGTGATCCAATTGATGGAGTCCGATAAAACTATCGGGGCCTGTCAACCGAAACTCCGGCAATTCCATCAGCGCGAGTATTTCGAATATGCGGGAGCGGCAGGAGGGTGGCTCGACTATCTCGGTTATCCATTTGCGAGAGGAAGGGTGTTTGACGAATGTGAGAAAGATGAAGGACAATTCGATGATGCTTCCCCTGTGTTCTGGGCCAGTGGCGCTGCCATGTTTGTACAGGCGGAACTATTTCACAGACTGCATGGTTTTGATGAGTTCTTCTTTGCGCACCAGGAAGAGATCGATCTCTGCTGGCGCATGCAGCTGGCAGGCTACCAGGTATATGTTTGTCCGCAGTCCATTGTTTACCATGTTGGCGGCGGAACGCTGCCCAAAGGGAATGCACGCAAAGTGTTTCTGAATTTCAGGAATAATTTAGTGATGATGGCGAAGAACCTGCCTGCCGGACAGGCATTCATAAAGATAGCCTGGCGGTTCTGGCTGGATGCCATCTCTGCATTCAAGAGCCTGATGGCAGGAGAGGTAACTTATTTTGTTGCAGTTGTGAAAGCGCACTGGGCATTCTTATATTGGTTATGTGCGCATAAGAAAATGGACAGAACAGGGCTGAACAAGCATCGCAACTTACAGGGATATTTGCACAAGAGTGTTGTGTGGGCTTACTTTGTGCAGGGCAAAAAAACTTTTGTGAAAATTGTTTCGTCAAAATGCTGA
- a CDS encoding serine hydrolase domain-containing protein, whose amino-acid sequence MKIIISLLLVIFLISGIQPVSGQPANKKSDPFISAVVKKRIDSMLSNFIDEGKTAGLSALIFEKGKEVYFNAFGYADKEANVRMNRSTIVRIFSMTKPVTGVALMTLYEKGAFQLDDPLAKYAPEFSNMQVYKGVDANGKIMLEPARRPITIRDITRHTAGFPGTDIPALATLVKNADAFNPNNSLTQMAAKLASVPLQFHPGDEWLYGPSVDVQAYLVERISGKPFDQYIQEIILDPLGMIHTHYVVPEKDKKQFAAIYFRSNEGALSRVPDEQASTFNLKNWKLKPGGWGLTSTLDDYTKFAQMLVNKGALGKVRILKPETVALMATNQLPDTLTKRSWLPGKGNVGFGIDFAVRVGPPASREETNGATGEFYWDGAASTLFWVDPVNEITAVLFTQLFPYDQVKLHKTFRDAVYGVYSPSTAKNK is encoded by the coding sequence ATGAAAATCATCATTTCCCTTCTCCTGGTCATCTTCCTGATCTCCGGTATTCAACCTGTGTCCGGCCAACCAGCAAATAAAAAGTCAGATCCTTTTATCAGCGCTGTTGTCAAAAAAAGGATCGATTCAATGCTCAGCAATTTTATCGACGAAGGCAAAACCGCTGGCCTTTCTGCGCTGATCTTCGAAAAAGGAAAAGAAGTTTACTTCAATGCATTCGGTTATGCAGACAAAGAAGCCAATGTACGAATGAACAGGAGCACCATCGTCCGTATTTTCTCCATGACCAAACCTGTAACCGGCGTAGCGCTGATGACGCTGTACGAGAAAGGCGCTTTTCAACTGGATGATCCCCTGGCAAAATATGCACCCGAATTCTCCAATATGCAGGTGTACAAAGGCGTAGATGCCAACGGGAAAATAATGCTCGAACCTGCCAGACGCCCGATCACCATCCGTGATATAACCCGCCATACGGCTGGTTTTCCGGGAACGGATATTCCTGCGCTGGCAACGCTGGTGAAAAATGCAGACGCATTCAATCCGAACAATTCACTGACGCAGATGGCCGCCAAACTGGCCAGTGTGCCATTGCAATTCCATCCCGGAGATGAATGGTTGTACGGTCCCTCCGTTGACGTACAGGCATACCTGGTAGAACGTATTTCCGGAAAACCTTTCGATCAATATATTCAGGAAATCATTCTCGATCCGCTCGGTATGATACATACACATTATGTGGTGCCGGAAAAAGACAAGAAACAATTTGCCGCCATTTATTTCAGAAGCAATGAAGGCGCATTGTCCCGCGTTCCTGATGAACAGGCGAGCACATTCAATCTGAAGAACTGGAAGCTGAAACCGGGAGGCTGGGGGCTTACCTCTACGCTTGACGACTATACAAAATTCGCTCAAATGCTGGTGAACAAAGGTGCACTGGGCAAGGTAAGGATCCTGAAACCGGAAACAGTAGCGCTGATGGCCACCAACCAGTTGCCGGATACACTTACCAAAAGAAGCTGGCTTCCGGGAAAAGGGAATGTTGGATTCGGAATCGATTTCGCAGTTCGCGTTGGTCCTCCAGCTTCCAGAGAAGAGACAAATGGCGCCACCGGCGAGTTCTATTGGGATGGGGCGGCCAGCACATTGTTCTGGGTGGATCCTGTGAATGAGATCACAGCAGTTCTGTTCACACAACTCTTCCCATACGACCAGGTCAAACTCCACAAGACTTTCAGGGATGCAGTGTATGGAGTGTATTCGCCTTCAACCGCTAAAAATAAATGA
- a CDS encoding AAA family ATPase yields MNVFDLIINDKETVKLDEVFLKEESRAFILQLIKEHKYIEELHKYGLPVSNKLLLHGSSGCGKTTTAKAIANALGRPILILNLSNVINSRIGETSQNMKQIFDKAAKERAVLFLDEFDLIGKSRDNQEQDVGEMRRLVNTIIQLIDYFPEKSLLICATNHADIIDTALLRRFQFRISYEMPNAAELDNYYDSLLAKFPEDLQLISRKYDVSFAEAKDDAYAQIKKNLIAQLEAQVPVEN; encoded by the coding sequence ATGAATGTATTTGATCTGATCATCAACGACAAGGAAACAGTAAAACTGGACGAAGTTTTTCTGAAAGAGGAAAGCAGGGCTTTTATCCTGCAACTGATCAAAGAACACAAATACATAGAAGAACTGCATAAATATGGTTTGCCCGTAAGTAACAAACTCCTGTTGCACGGAAGCTCCGGATGCGGAAAAACCACCACTGCCAAAGCCATTGCCAATGCATTGGGCAGGCCGATCCTGATCCTCAACCTGAGTAATGTGATCAACTCGCGCATTGGTGAAACTTCCCAGAATATGAAGCAGATCTTCGATAAGGCTGCAAAGGAACGGGCTGTTCTGTTCCTGGATGAATTCGATCTGATCGGTAAATCAAGGGATAACCAGGAACAGGATGTGGGAGAGATGAGGCGCCTGGTGAACACGATCATTCAACTCATCGATTATTTTCCGGAAAAATCGTTGCTTATCTGCGCAACCAATCATGCGGATATCATCGATACTGCGCTGCTGCGCCGCTTCCAGTTCCGCATCTCCTACGAAATGCCCAATGCGGCGGAGTTGGATAATTACTATGATAGTTTGCTGGCGAAGTTTCCGGAAGACCTGCAACTGATCTCCAGGAAGTACGATGTCAGCTTCGCTGAAGCTAAAGATGATGCTTATGCGCAAATAAAAAAGAACCTGATCGCACAGCTGGAGGCACAGGTCCCGGTTGAAAATTGA
- a CDS encoding DUF1569 domain-containing protein, with the protein MIITIFDPGIRKELIRRIQSLNDNSQRQWGKMTVCEMAKHMNSWNEWVLGKKEGNVYKQDLLGKIFGKLALRSQTKDNTPMKKGMPAGPHVVKKFNGNLELQKKSWIEDVEAYANYSNPGFVHDFFGKMTDEQIGIFAYKHADHHLRQFGE; encoded by the coding sequence ATGATCATAACAATTTTCGATCCTGGGATCAGGAAAGAGCTTATCCGTCGCATTCAATCCTTGAATGATAACAGTCAGCGGCAATGGGGAAAGATGACTGTCTGTGAAATGGCGAAGCACATGAATTCCTGGAATGAATGGGTATTGGGTAAGAAAGAAGGTAATGTGTACAAGCAGGACCTGCTGGGTAAGATCTTTGGAAAGCTGGCGCTCAGATCACAGACGAAAGACAATACGCCTATGAAGAAGGGAATGCCTGCGGGTCCTCATGTTGTAAAGAAATTCAACGGCAACCTGGAACTACAAAAGAAAAGCTGGATAGAAGACGTGGAAGCCTACGCAAATTATTCCAACCCGGGGTTTGTACATGATTTCTTTGGAAAGATGACCGATGAACAGATCGGCATCTTCGCTTACAAACATGCCGATCATCATCTCCGGCAGTTCGGCGAGTAA
- a CDS encoding glycosyl hydrolase — translation MMNRLPSYSFITFLFCVLLFSCKKKPNKEQEPPAPPPITQPDDRFNINTTLITPNATKEATALYKFLKDNYGKKIISGVMTLSSFDETNWLKTNTGKEPAIIGLDFMHCNRNYNWYDNEAPIKDAKAWWDRKGIPVMIWHWRDPSRITEEFYSDKTSFDISKIDDPTSADYQAMISDIDFVSGLLKKLQDQNVPVIWRPLHEAAGGWFWWGAKGSASCKKLYQLMYNRMVNHHELRNLIWVWTREPNDNDWYPGDNYCDIVGRDIYKQGDHGSQISEWTNMNNLYGGKKMITLSEVGSIPDVSNLTTDKAAWSWFMPWYGDYTRNSRHNFLELWKKMFNSDYVITLDEMPSLK, via the coding sequence ATGATGAACCGCCTGCCATCGTATAGTTTTATCACTTTCCTGTTTTGTGTTTTACTGTTTTCCTGCAAGAAGAAACCGAATAAAGAACAGGAACCTCCTGCTCCGCCACCAATTACGCAACCAGATGATCGTTTCAATATCAACACAACACTGATCACGCCCAATGCCACTAAGGAAGCTACAGCCCTGTACAAATTCCTGAAAGATAATTATGGGAAAAAGATCATCTCCGGCGTGATGACGCTCAGTAGTTTTGATGAAACCAACTGGCTGAAAACGAATACAGGAAAAGAGCCTGCCATCATCGGGCTGGATTTCATGCATTGCAACCGGAATTATAACTGGTACGATAATGAAGCGCCCATCAAAGATGCCAAAGCCTGGTGGGACCGAAAAGGAATACCGGTAATGATCTGGCACTGGCGCGATCCCTCACGCATAACCGAAGAATTCTATTCCGATAAAACAAGTTTTGATATTTCGAAGATAGATGATCCCACATCTGCGGATTATCAGGCTATGATCAGTGATATCGATTTTGTATCCGGACTGCTGAAGAAACTGCAGGACCAGAACGTTCCCGTGATCTGGCGCCCGCTCCATGAAGCTGCCGGTGGCTGGTTCTGGTGGGGAGCAAAAGGATCGGCCAGCTGCAAGAAATTATACCAGCTGATGTACAACCGGATGGTGAACCACCACGAACTCAGGAACCTGATCTGGGTCTGGACCCGCGAGCCCAATGATAACGACTGGTATCCCGGCGACAACTACTGTGATATCGTTGGCCGCGATATTTACAAGCAGGGGGACCACGGCTCGCAAATCAGCGAATGGACAAACATGAACAACCTGTATGGGGGAAAGAAAATGATTACACTGTCTGAAGTGGGCTCCATCCCTGACGTAAGCAACCTCACCACCGATAAAGCCGCCTGGAGCTGGTTCATGCCCTGGTACGGAGATTACACGCGTAACAGCAGGCACAATTTTTTGGAGCTCTGGAAGAAAATGTTCAATAGCGACTATGTGATCACGTTAGACGAAATGCCTTCATTGAAATAA
- a CDS encoding hemolysin family protein, translated as MEILIILLLILINGIFSMSEIALVSSRKFKLEAAARKGNSNARKALELANNPNTFLSTVQIGITLIGILTGIFSGDTITVSLKLAVEKIDVLRPYANTIAVAAVVVAVTFLSIVFGELLPKRIGLMFPEKIAATVAKPMTLVSVITRPFIWLLTKTNDLFLAIFGLKGQKEGIVSEEEIKAMVQESAEGGEIDEIEQSIVQRVFALGDRRVSELMTHRGDLIWFNLHDDLKTVKRKAGAEKHSVYIVCRNSNLDDLAGIVSVKDIFPDELSNETFNLSGYLKAPLIVHESTPAYKVLEQFKEKKLHYAVVIDEYGTVQGMVAMDDVLDALLGDSTEYNQEEYSIQQRDDHSWLADGQYPFFEFLHYFDIGEDDAMGNYNTLSGLFLDQVNHIPTAGEKIRWREFAFEVMDMDGPRIDKLLITRKS; from the coding sequence ATGGAAATTCTGATCATCCTGTTGCTGATTTTGATCAACGGCATATTCTCGATGAGCGAGATTGCGTTGGTGTCTTCGCGTAAATTCAAGCTGGAAGCGGCTGCCAGGAAAGGCAACAGCAATGCGCGAAAAGCCCTGGAACTGGCTAATAATCCCAATACATTTTTGTCTACCGTGCAGATCGGCATCACGCTGATCGGTATCCTCACAGGTATATTCAGTGGCGATACCATTACTGTTTCGCTTAAACTGGCAGTTGAAAAAATTGACGTACTCCGTCCATATGCCAATACTATTGCAGTGGCAGCGGTTGTGGTGGCTGTCACTTTCCTTAGCATTGTATTCGGAGAGCTGTTGCCCAAAAGGATCGGACTGATGTTCCCGGAAAAGATCGCTGCAACGGTTGCCAAACCGATGACCCTGGTATCTGTGATCACCAGGCCTTTTATCTGGTTGCTCACCAAAACGAATGATCTTTTCCTGGCCATCTTCGGATTGAAAGGACAAAAAGAAGGCATCGTGAGTGAGGAAGAGATCAAGGCGATGGTGCAGGAAAGTGCGGAAGGCGGGGAGATAGATGAGATCGAACAAAGTATCGTGCAACGTGTATTTGCGCTGGGTGATCGCCGTGTGAGCGAGCTGATGACGCACCGCGGAGATCTTATCTGGTTCAATTTGCATGATGACCTGAAAACTGTAAAAAGAAAAGCAGGCGCAGAAAAACATTCGGTATACATCGTGTGCCGCAACAGTAATCTCGATGATCTGGCAGGCATCGTATCGGTGAAAGATATTTTCCCGGATGAGCTGAGCAATGAAACATTCAACCTGTCCGGTTATCTTAAGGCCCCGCTGATAGTGCATGAATCAACCCCGGCATACAAAGTGCTGGAACAATTCAAGGAGAAGAAACTCCATTATGCCGTAGTGATTGATGAATATGGCACTGTGCAGGGCATGGTGGCCATGGATGATGTGCTGGACGCGCTCCTGGGAGATTCCACAGAGTACAACCAGGAAGAATATTCCATCCAGCAGCGTGATGATCATAGCTGGCTGGCAGACGGACAATATCCCTTTTTCGAGTTCCTGCATTATTTTGATATCGGGGAAGATGATGCGATGGGCAATTACAATACATTGAGCGGTCTTTTCCTGGACCAGGTGAACCATATCCCAACGGCAGGAGAGAAGATCAGGTGGCGCGAATTCGCCTTTGAAGTGATGGATATGGATGGGCCGCGGATCGATAAATTATTGATCACAAGGAAATCCTAA
- a CDS encoding AraC family transcriptional regulator: protein MAKQILPTYSICSIADTPVTKNDFMTDRFSHYLEAHKDLHFPHKHSFYHLVFFTEGSGSHSIDFINFPVEPGQIYFMTPGQVHEWDFRKNPEGYIINFSENYISTLVMNARYLDQFVFFSGNAAEQVINIPKQERPQLVQLLESILREEAAGADLKDDMIRTVMIQLFIHVNRLAAPAEKIPVANYNSVLLKNFQKLIDLHYREKKLTRDYAAMLFVTPNHLNALSKHVTGKPAGELIRDRVILEAKRLLVNADMSIAEVATDLEFEDNSYFSKFFKKYTGQTPESFRKSILDK from the coding sequence ATGGCAAAGCAGATCCTTCCTACATACAGCATTTGCAGCATCGCTGACACACCGGTGACGAAGAACGATTTCATGACGGACCGTTTCTCCCATTACCTGGAAGCGCATAAGGACCTGCACTTCCCGCATAAGCACTCGTTCTATCATCTGGTGTTTTTTACTGAAGGAAGCGGCAGTCATTCCATCGATTTCATCAATTTCCCTGTAGAGCCGGGGCAGATCTATTTCATGACGCCCGGACAGGTGCACGAATGGGATTTCAGGAAAAATCCTGAAGGGTATATCATCAACTTTTCGGAGAACTATATCAGTACCCTTGTGATGAATGCACGTTACCTGGACCAGTTCGTTTTCTTTTCCGGAAATGCGGCTGAACAGGTGATCAATATTCCGAAACAGGAGCGACCGCAACTGGTGCAACTCCTGGAAAGCATACTGCGTGAAGAAGCAGCAGGAGCGGACCTGAAAGATGATATGATCAGAACAGTCATGATCCAGTTGTTCATTCATGTGAACAGGCTGGCAGCGCCCGCGGAAAAAATACCTGTAGCCAATTACAATTCTGTATTACTGAAAAACTTTCAGAAGCTGATCGATCTGCATTACCGGGAAAAGAAGCTCACAAGGGATTATGCAGCCATGCTGTTTGTGACGCCCAATCATCTCAATGCACTGAGCAAACATGTAACGGGCAAGCCGGCAGGGGAACTGATCCGCGACCGCGTGATCCTGGAAGCCAAACGGTTACTGGTAAACGCAGATATGAGCATTGCGGAAGTGGCTACTGACCTGGAGTTTGAAGACAATTCCTATTTCTCGAAGTTCTTCAAGAAATATACAGGTCAAACGCCTGAATCATTCAGAAAAAGTATACTCGATAAATAG
- a CDS encoding DUF983 domain-containing protein, translated as MIPHTENMDLTAAEKKPSMLNLLACKCPRCRQGDMFASKNPWNLKTTMKMHNECPVCKQPLNIEVGFYYGSSYVSYAFSIAISAATFVAWWVLIGFSVYDNRFFWWLGLNAALLILLQPYLMRVARTGWLAFFVRYDKDWKTNPPAPLERTNKDQENNW; from the coding sequence ATGATCCCACATACTGAAAATATGGACCTTACAGCAGCGGAAAAGAAACCTTCCATGTTGAACCTGCTGGCATGCAAATGCCCCAGGTGCAGACAAGGTGATATGTTTGCCTCCAAAAATCCCTGGAACCTGAAAACGACCATGAAAATGCACAATGAATGTCCGGTGTGCAAACAGCCACTGAATATCGAAGTGGGCTTCTATTATGGTTCCAGTTATGTCAGCTATGCATTTTCCATTGCCATCAGTGCAGCTACCTTTGTTGCCTGGTGGGTGCTGATCGGTTTTTCTGTATATGATAATCGTTTCTTCTGGTGGCTGGGCCTCAACGCAGCTTTGCTGATATTGTTACAGCCCTACCTGATGCGCGTGGCGCGTACCGGCTGGCTGGCATTCTTTGTACGCTACGACAAAGATTGGAAAACCAATCCCCCGGCGCCACTGGAAAGGACCAATAAAGACCAGGAGAACAACTGGTAA
- a CDS encoding bifunctional transcriptional activator/DNA repair enzyme AdaA — MLTNERMYQAIIDKDPSFEGQFITAVKTTGIFCRPTCTARKPKPENVEFLPSTAEAMRRGYRPCKVCHPLESAGEAPEQIRVLMKKIQDDPTTKLKDWDLVQLGLEPSQVRRWFLKNHGITFHAYQRMFRLNTAFTKIRNGESVTAAAFDAGYESLSAFGDSFRNVYGVSPSNSRQKGLINITRLETPLGSMFACATGEGICLLEFTDRKMLETELKWLSKHLNASIVQGANKHFDQLQRELQEYFDGKRKDFTVPLFMPGTVFQQEVWKMLITIPYGTTRSYKMQAMKLQRPEAIRAVANANGMNRVSILVPCHRVIGEDGKLTGYGGGLHRKQWLLDHEKACR, encoded by the coding sequence ATGTTGACGAATGAAAGAATGTACCAGGCCATCATCGATAAGGACCCTTCCTTTGAAGGTCAGTTTATCACGGCAGTAAAAACAACCGGCATCTTTTGCCGGCCCACCTGTACGGCGCGTAAACCGAAGCCGGAGAACGTGGAGTTCCTCCCTTCCACTGCGGAAGCCATGCGCAGGGGATACAGGCCCTGCAAGGTCTGTCATCCGCTGGAGAGCGCTGGTGAAGCGCCAGAGCAGATCAGGGTGCTCATGAAGAAAATACAGGATGATCCCACTACCAAATTGAAAGACTGGGACCTGGTGCAGCTGGGGCTTGAGCCCAGCCAGGTGCGTCGCTGGTTCCTCAAAAATCATGGGATCACATTTCATGCATACCAGCGGATGTTCAGATTGAATACCGCCTTCACAAAAATCCGGAATGGCGAAAGCGTAACGGCAGCCGCCTTTGATGCAGGATATGAATCACTCAGTGCTTTCGGAGATTCTTTCCGGAATGTTTATGGGGTATCTCCATCCAATAGCAGGCAGAAAGGACTTATCAATATCACCAGGCTGGAAACCCCGTTGGGCAGCATGTTTGCCTGTGCTACCGGAGAAGGAATTTGTTTGCTGGAGTTCACAGACCGCAAAATGCTGGAAACAGAATTGAAATGGTTGAGTAAACATCTCAATGCAAGCATCGTGCAGGGAGCCAATAAACATTTCGATCAGTTGCAAAGGGAGCTGCAGGAATATTTTGATGGAAAAAGAAAAGACTTCACGGTGCCGCTCTTCATGCCCGGAACAGTATTCCAGCAGGAAGTCTGGAAGATGCTGATCACGATTCCCTACGGCACAACAAGGTCTTACAAAATGCAGGCGATGAAACTCCAAAGGCCCGAAGCCATCAGGGCGGTTGCCAATGCAAATGGGATGAATAGAGTATCGATACTGGTGCCTTGTCACAGGGTGATCGGCGAAGACGGAAAACTCACCGGCTATGGAGGAGGCCTTCATCGCAAGCAATGGTTGCTGGATCATGAAAAAGCCTGTCGATAA
- a CDS encoding T9SS type A sorting domain-containing protein has translation MKTIISCFIPVCLAVAVKAQQIKITAGTSLRTSKQLQLVLSQGMDLENNADLQLPTLQVLASGTADSRISGTGMLTIGQLQINKQAGSKLILEKDCSIAGEVNFVEGFLDLNDHTLHLQPNAILKNEQAGSRIIGNNGGTVQITINLEQPSNLNPGNLGLIISTAAEPGITVIRRSHQVFRNGGGSSINRSYELSPENNTGLNASITMQYFDEELNGLNESLLELYQSPNNGKSWYARGLRERNISTNEVSADLIASLNTFTLSTINNPLPIKLSSISISCNSNQPTIKWKTVNPQDVQSFRIQKSINGIQWETVTGNIHPQPSSQHEYSYTDQQLPAKYYRIQSLEHNGEISYSAQLRTDCKGKGNSFSLLLNPVKETLQLNITANDPKQLGLQIIDPQGRIIRKISVEIQSGHSIQSIPLPAGANGLYHIRITEKGETVWTKTFLKV, from the coding sequence ATGAAAACAATCATAAGCTGTTTCATACCCGTTTGTTTAGCTGTTGCCGTAAAGGCGCAGCAGATCAAAATTACAGCAGGCACTTCCCTAAGAACAAGCAAGCAGTTACAACTGGTGCTCAGCCAGGGAATGGATCTTGAGAACAATGCAGACCTGCAATTACCAACCCTTCAGGTTTTGGCATCCGGCACAGCCGACAGCCGGATTTCCGGAACAGGCATGCTGACCATTGGGCAGTTACAGATCAACAAACAGGCTGGTTCAAAACTGATATTGGAGAAGGACTGCAGTATAGCAGGCGAAGTGAATTTCGTGGAAGGATTTCTGGATTTGAATGATCATACATTGCATTTGCAGCCGAACGCCATTCTGAAAAATGAACAGGCCGGCAGCCGCATCATAGGGAATAATGGAGGTACAGTTCAGATAACAATCAACCTGGAACAACCATCCAACTTAAACCCCGGCAACCTGGGCCTCATCATCAGTACAGCCGCAGAACCCGGAATAACGGTGATCCGACGCAGCCACCAGGTATTCAGGAACGGTGGCGGCAGCAGTATCAACAGAAGCTATGAGCTCTCACCGGAAAACAATACAGGTTTGAATGCCTCCATCACCATGCAGTATTTTGATGAAGAATTGAATGGCCTGAATGAAAGCCTGCTTGAATTATACCAATCGCCAAACAATGGAAAAAGCTGGTATGCCAGAGGACTCAGGGAAAGGAATATTTCTACCAATGAGGTCAGCGCAGACCTGATAGCTTCACTGAATACTTTTACACTTTCAACCATCAACAATCCGCTGCCAATAAAATTATCTTCCATTTCTATCAGTTGCAACAGCAACCAACCAACTATAAAATGGAAAACAGTAAATCCGCAGGATGTACAGTCATTCCGGATCCAAAAAAGTATCAACGGTATCCAATGGGAAACGGTTACCGGAAATATCCATCCGCAACCATCCTCCCAACATGAATACAGTTATACTGATCAACAATTGCCGGCAAAATATTACCGGATACAAAGTTTGGAACATAACGGGGAGATCAGTTATTCCGCCCAGCTCCGGACTGATTGTAAAGGAAAAGGGAATTCATTTTCCTTACTCCTCAATCCTGTAAAAGAAACATTGCAATTGAACATTACAGCGAATGACCCGAAACAGCTGGGACTGCAGATCATCGATCCGCAGGGACGCATCATTCGCAAAATCAGTGTAGAGATTCAAAGCGGCCATTCAATCCAATCGATACCCTTACCCGCAGGGGCTAATGGCCTATACCATATCCGGATCACGGAAAAAGGAGAAACTGTGTGGACCAAAACATTCCTGAAAGTGTAA